In one Nicotiana tomentosiformis chromosome 6, ASM39032v3, whole genome shotgun sequence genomic region, the following are encoded:
- the LOC104108711 gene encoding transcription initiation factor TFIID subunit 12b-like, with the protein MGLNPQQLSQSVQQQQQLGHPQMYQQQQQQQPQQLLHQQPSSPTLAITTGLKSLSLTGSEPDNGSGTTSSGGSSSQGTEANIQLLGKRKIQDLVLQVDSRGKLDPEVEDLLLEIADDFIDSVTTFACNLAKHRKSSTLESKDVLLHLEKNWHLTVPGYSTEDKKHDSEHSPSDLHKERSEMIYTMMEAAQDEASTSSSTEETVSPGLGDHVGSSDIVGPQSAEQLVSQSNGQI; encoded by the exons ATGGGTTTGAACCCACAACAGTTATCCCAAAGTGTACAGCAGCAGCAACAACTGGGGCATCCTCAGATGTATcaacagcagcagcaacaacaacctcAGCAGCTTTTGCATCAGCAGCCGTCTTCTCCAACACTGGCTATCACTACTGGCTTAAAGTCTCTGAGTTTGACTGGATCAGAACCCGACAATGGATCTGGAACAACGAGTTCTGGGGGAAGTTCAAGCCAAGGGACTGAAGCAAACATTCAGCTTCTTGGGAAGAGAAAGATACAAGATTTGGTTTTACAG GTGGATTCTCGGGGAAAGCTTGATCCTGAAGTTGAAGATCTTCTTTTAGAGATTGCTGATGATTTCATTGATTCG GTTACTACATTTGCTTGCAATTTGGCAAAGCATCGGAAATCTTCGACTCTGGAGTCCAAGGATGTATTGTTACATTTAG AGAAAAATTGGCATTTGACTGTTCCGGGCTATTCAACCGAGGATAAGAAACACGATTCAGAACAT TCACCAAGTGATCTCCACAAAGAGCGTTCGGAAATG ATATACACCATGATGGAGGCCGCACAAGATGAAGCAAGTACAAGTAGTAGCACTGAGGAGACCGTCAGTCCGGGGCTGGGTGACCATGTTGGTTCGAGTGACATTGTCGGACCGCAAAGTGCGGAGCAATTGGTTTCACAGTCTAATGGTCAGATATAA